A genomic segment from Candidatus Leptovillus gracilis encodes:
- a CDS encoding GAF domain-containing protein: MQKAAETLPISAGVLFILDQTSQHHRVAVSHNIPPEQVDTITFAFNEGVPGWVRQQRQSLIIDDARLDARVHPTVVAAGVLSVLAVPLICREKIVGVLTLFCQSETHAFDAAALQLAQVFADQAAVFLENARLVAELRGWTVELERRVAERTRQLEEKQAQIIRAERLAAVGQLAASVAHEINNPLQAISLYLQLLTEETLSAGGDRRLGVVQQEFDRIATIVGRLLDFQRPQAGEQHLVNVAAALDYVVMLAEKQVQRSGVTLQQNLPDNLPPVLAVENQLKQVFLNLILNAAEAMPARGQLTITACHEDEKLSVEFADTGPGLSPEAQAHLFDPFFTTKKEGSGLGLAVSHEIVAKHGGELLVSSRPGQGATFTVVLPIYAMKNGGLIDG, translated from the coding sequence ATGCAAAAAGCAGCCGAAACCTTGCCCATAAGCGCGGGGGTACTGTTCATTCTTGACCAGACTTCACAACACCATCGTGTAGCTGTCAGCCACAATATCCCGCCAGAGCAGGTGGATACTATTACCTTTGCCTTTAACGAGGGTGTGCCTGGTTGGGTACGGCAGCAGCGCCAATCCTTGATTATTGATGATGCCCGCCTGGATGCGCGGGTTCATCCCACCGTTGTCGCGGCTGGCGTCTTATCGGTACTGGCTGTGCCGCTTATTTGCCGTGAAAAAATTGTGGGGGTGCTGACTCTTTTTTGTCAGAGCGAAACTCATGCCTTTGATGCGGCCGCTTTGCAGTTGGCTCAGGTGTTTGCCGACCAGGCGGCCGTTTTCCTGGAAAATGCACGGCTGGTAGCGGAACTGCGCGGCTGGACGGTCGAGTTGGAACGGCGCGTGGCCGAACGGACGCGCCAGTTGGAAGAAAAGCAAGCCCAAATCATTCGCGCCGAAAGATTGGCGGCGGTGGGGCAGTTGGCGGCTTCCGTGGCTCATGAAATCAACAATCCGCTGCAAGCCATTTCCTTATATTTGCAATTATTAACCGAGGAAACCCTGTCAGCGGGCGGAGATCGTCGTTTGGGCGTGGTGCAGCAAGAATTTGATCGGATTGCGACCATTGTGGGGCGGCTGCTTGATTTTCAGCGTCCGCAAGCGGGAGAGCAGCATCTAGTCAATGTCGCTGCCGCGCTTGATTACGTGGTCATGTTGGCCGAAAAGCAAGTGCAGCGGTCGGGCGTCACGCTGCAACAAAATTTGCCGGATAATTTGCCGCCCGTTCTGGCCGTGGAAAATCAGTTGAAGCAGGTGTTTCTTAATCTGATTCTCAATGCCGCCGAAGCGATGCCGGCCCGGGGCCAGTTAACGATTACCGCCTGCCACGAAGATGAGAAGCTATCTGTTGAATTTGCCGATACCGGGCCAGGGTTGTCGCCGGAGGCCCAGGCGCATCTGTTTGATCCCTTCTTTACCACCAAAAAGGAGGGGTCGGGTCTGGGCCTGGCGGTGAGCCATGAGATTGTCGCCAAACATGGGGGAGAGCTGCTGGTGAGCAGCCGCCCTGGGCAGGGGGCCACGTTTACGGTGGTGCTGCCGATTTACGCCATGAAGAACGGAGGATTGATAGATGGGTGA
- a CDS encoding response regulator transcription factor — MGEDQLTGHQYEPFPGRILLVDDEANIREGLKAILQKDGHEVQDVAAGADALALLPTFAAEAAVLDIRMPGMSGTELLAAIKAQWPHLAVIMLTGHGTLETAITAVKEGAFDYLLKPAKADALREVVGRALVESRRQREQAALLETLQVGLARLQQLPATPSFSQAVPPPILRVGDLVINLAAYEVRHQGQPLALTPAEYQVLLALAERDGAVIDYVTLVKVALDHEAEPWEAKELIKRHIYTLRQKVETQPEEPRCILNVRGVGYRLVGG, encoded by the coding sequence ATGGGTGAGGATCAACTGACCGGACATCAATACGAGCCGTTCCCCGGCAGAATTCTACTGGTGGATGACGAGGCCAATATCCGCGAAGGTCTCAAGGCGATTTTGCAAAAGGATGGTCACGAGGTGCAGGATGTGGCTGCTGGGGCGGACGCTTTGGCTTTGCTGCCGACCTTTGCCGCGGAAGCGGCGGTGCTGGATATTCGGATGCCGGGCATGAGCGGCACGGAACTGCTGGCTGCAATCAAGGCGCAGTGGCCCCACCTGGCAGTGATCATGCTGACTGGACATGGCACACTGGAGACGGCGATAACGGCCGTTAAAGAAGGCGCTTTCGATTACTTGCTCAAACCGGCTAAAGCCGACGCGCTGCGCGAAGTGGTGGGGCGTGCCCTGGTTGAATCGCGCCGCCAGCGGGAACAGGCGGCGCTGCTGGAAACCTTGCAAGTTGGCCTGGCGCGTTTGCAGCAGCTGCCGGCCACGCCCTCTTTTAGCCAGGCCGTGCCACCCCCCATCCTGCGGGTTGGCGATCTGGTGATTAACCTGGCGGCGTATGAAGTGCGCCACCAGGGTCAGCCGCTGGCACTGACGCCGGCCGAGTATCAGGTATTGCTGGCGCTGGCCGAACGGGACGGGGCGGTGATCGATTACGTGACGCTGGTGAAAGTGGCGCTGGACCATGAAGCAGAACCCTGGGAAGCGAAGGAACTGATCAAGCGCCACATCTATACGCTGCGCCAGAAAGTGGAGACGCAGCCGGAGGAGCCGCGATGTATCCTCAATGTGCGTGGGGTGGGGTACCGGTTGGTGGGGGGATAA